In Macrobrachium nipponense isolate FS-2020 chromosome 36, ASM1510439v2, whole genome shotgun sequence, a genomic segment contains:
- the LOC135203626 gene encoding uncharacterized protein LOC135203626, whose translation MDALPQKYMIGEHFLNAPAADQDAPIATDHFFSADQQLLMTATNATEMPNVVGRNPFPMINTDHVYHLNQRTLDLKEISGSTNGLLPIVPSRFVSQDQLAHVSIELPDSENAEEVEEEEFTLDENGPILMIQDALCENDDHNGYIEQGLDEGLREVIQVINENDCIRSVNFVAVESEKSKNPPYMIGDESKIVTKDNEPIKFCLQGAKVNQTVIATLRYTEEKFKNNPVHACKLHRKDDNAFAFILSAAGEEVKQEKDSILEHPTVYFQLQADNLVFDGSFTFYITMLCLNSCHKSDGKRVELVLKVLDGNEERPIKENRFNMRVCRNVKRDFREAFPDGAFPPQKISKPESFLRKRETQDEPVVTQEEAQPVDQKVNVVRMSLPEQKAPEEKVVIRKKRAQPKAPQGNKFYLVQLPTPEIEKNVLQTVKLFGGTILNLETIYPLEESSDDPDVDASP comes from the exons ATGGATGCTCTCCCCCAAAAGTACATGAT TGGTGAACACTTCTTGAATGCCCCAGCGGCAGACCAAGATGCACCCATCGCAACCGATCATTTTTTTTCTGCTGATCAACAATTATTGATGACCGCAACAAATGCTACAGAGATGCCTAATGTTGTTGGGCGTAATCCATTTCCCATGATAAACACAGATCATGTGTACCACTTGAATCAGAGGACTTTGGATTTGAAAGAAATTTCTGGATCTACTAATGGCCTATTACCAATCGTCCCATCAAGGTTTGTTTCCCAGGACCAGCTGGCCCATGTCAGCATTGAATTGCCAGACTCTGAAAATGCAGAGGAAGTGGAGGAAGAAGAGTTTACTCTAGATGAAAATGGTCCCATTTTAATGATCCAGGACGCCCTCTGTGAAAACGATGACCATAATGGCTACATTGAACAAGGTTTAGATGAAGGGCTTCGTGAAGTGATTCAGGTGATAAATGAGAATGACTGCATTCGGTCAGTTAATTTTGTTGCCGTCGAGTCggaaaaatccaaaaatccaccTTATATG atAGGAGACGAGTCCAAGATTGTTACAAAGGATAACGAACCAATCAAATTCTGTCTCCAGGGAGCAAAAGTTAATCAGACTGTGATTGCAACTTTACGATACACTGAGGAGAAGTTCAAGAATAACCCAGTCCATGCATGCAAGCTTCACCGTAAGGATGACAATGCCTTTGCTTTTATTCTCTCTGCAGCAGGTGAAGAAGTCAAACAGGAAAAGGACAGTATTCTAGAGCATCCTACTGTGTATTTTCAATTGCAAGCAGATAATTTGGTCTTCGATGGATCTTTTACTTTCTACATTACGATGCTTTGCTTGAACTCCTGTCATAAAAGTGATGGCAAGAGAGTCGAACTTGTCTTGAAAGTTCTTGATGG AAATGAGGAACGACCCATCAAAGAAAATAGATTCAACATGCGAGTCTGCAGGAATGTCAAGCGTGACTTCCGTGAAGCATTTCCAGATGGTGCATTTCCACCACAGAAAATATCAAAACCTGAGTCATTCTTAAGGAAAAGGGAAACCCAGGATGAGCCCGTTGTCACCCAAGAAGAA GCTCAGCCAGTAGACCAGAAAGTGAATGTTGTCAGAATGAGTCTCCCAGAGCAAAAGGCCCCTGAGGAGAAAGTTGTCATTCGCAAGAAGAGGGCTCAACCCAAAGCTCCCCAAGGAAATAAGTTTTACTTG